The proteins below come from a single Zea mays cultivar B73 chromosome 8, Zm-B73-REFERENCE-NAM-5.0, whole genome shotgun sequence genomic window:
- the LOC103636664 gene encoding probable pectinesterase 53 gives MPLYSVSVFFLPVIELLFLLKFSAAPPPASFNSGMGMPRARSLACIAVAAIALLAPTRGAEMVERQFVEWVRYMGGLRHSTFQQHALDRASPSYSLVVDANPAFGDFTTIQAAVDSLPDMNLVRVVIRVNPGTYTEKVSISAMRAFITLEGAGADSTIVQWGDTADSPTGAKGRPLGTFNSASFAVNAQYFLARNITFKNTSPVPRPGATGKQAVALRVSADNAAFVGCSFLGAQDTLYDHSGRHYYKECYIQGSVDFIFGNALSLYEDCHVHAIALDYGALTAQNRQSMLEDTGFSFVNCRVTGSGALYLGRAWGTFSRVVFAYTYMDDIIIPKGWYNWGDPNRELTVFYGQYKCTGPGATYAGRVAWSHELTDDEARPFVSLNFIDGNEWIML, from the exons ATGCCACTTTATTCCGTTTCTGTCTTCTTCTTGCCCGTGATCGAGCTCCTTTTCTTGCTTAAATTCTCCGCCGCCCCACCTCCAGCTTCCTTCAATTCCGGAATGGGCATGCCGCGAGCACGATCCTTGGCCTGCATTGCCGTGGCGGCCATTGCGCTCCTCGCGCCGACGCGCGGAGCGGAGATGGTCGAGCGGCAGTTCGTGGAGTGGGTGCGGTACATGGGCGGCCTCCGGCACAGCACGTTCCAGCAGCACGCGCTGGACCGTGCGTCCCCCTCGTACTCGCTCGTCGTCGACGCGAACCCGGCGTTCGGCGACTTCACGACCATCCAggccgccgtcgactcgctcccgGACATGAACCTCGTCCGCGTCGTCATCAGGGTCAACCCCGGCACCTACAC GGAGAAGGTGAGCATCTCGGCGATGCGCGCGTTCATCACCCTGGAGGGCGCCGGCGCGGACAGCACGATCGTGCAGTGGGGCGACACCGCGGACTCGCCGACGGGGGCCAAGGGACGGCCCCTCGGCACGTTCAACTCCGCGTCCTTCGCCGTGAACGCGCAGTACTTCCTGGCGAGGAACATCACTTTCAAG AACACGTCGCCGGTGCCGAGGCCCGGGGCGACGGGGAAGCAGGCGGTGGCGCTGCGGGTGTCGGCGGACAACGCGGCGTTCGTGGGGTGCAGTTTCCTGGGCGCGCAGGACACGCTGTACGACCACTCGGGCCGGCACTACTACAAGGAGTGCTACATCCAAGGGTCCGTGGACTTCATCTTCGGCAACGCGCTGTCGCTGTACGAG GACTGCCACGTGCACGCGATCGCGCTGGACTACGGGGCGCTGACGGCGCAGAACCGGCAGAGCATGCTGGAGGACACGGGGTTCTCCTTCGTCAACTGCCGGGTGACGGGCTCCGGCGCGCTCTACCTGGGCCGCGCCTGGGGCACCTTCTCCCGCGTCGTCTTCGCCTACACCTACATGGACGACATCATCATCCCCAAAGGATGGTACAACTGGGGCGACCCCAACCGCGAGCT GACGGTGTTCTACGGGCAGTACAAGTGCACGGGGCCGGGCGCGACCTACGCCGGCCGGGTGGCGTGGTCGCACGAGCTCACCGACGACGAGGCCAGGCCCTTCGTCTCGCTCAACTTCATCGACGGCAACGAGTGGATCATGCTGTAG